The following are encoded in a window of Geotrypetes seraphini chromosome 5, aGeoSer1.1, whole genome shotgun sequence genomic DNA:
- the NUDT9 gene encoding ADP-ribose pyrophosphatase, mitochondrial isoform X1 produces the protein MSRRGLVCTITAVSLTVTLSTVRPSACCPHQPLYTLVREPTCRAGAVTHFFHSSPYYPVSMSGLHIKARASPYPGSQVMRAVVPDDKVYWSVLWPEYKPVEYTAPSVLAQPVWADPPIGKNNFSPKFNELDGKVQRKSLNGPYQLENGQPRNPRGRTGITGRGLLGCWGPNHAADPIITRWKRDSSGTKQSHSVSGKHILQFVAIKRRDCGEWAIPGGMVDPGEKISATLKREFGEEALNSLQKSSAERQKLEEQLLQLFSQDHFIAYRGYVDDPRNTDNAWMETEAVNYHDDLGKVMDEMPLEAGDDAGSVKWVDISKELQLYASHSHFLQLVAEHRDAHWC, from the exons ATGTCACGACGTGGTCTGGTGTGCACCATCACTGCAGTGTCTCTCACTGTGACCCTCTCCACTGTCCGACCCTCAGCTTGCTGCCCCCACCAGCCTTTGTACACTCTTGTCAGAGAGCCAACGTGCAG agCTGGTGCTGTTACCCATTTCTTTCACTCTTCACCCTACTACCCTGTCAGCATGTCAGGCCTCCATATCAAGGCACGGGCCTCACCATATCCAGGATCACAGGTCATGCGTGCTGTGGTGCCAGATGACAAGGTCTATTGGTCAGTATTATGGCCGGAGTACAAGCCTGTGGAATACACCGCACCCTCAGTTCTGGCACAACCAGTGTGGGCTGACCCTCCCATTGG AAAAAACAATTTTTCTCCTAAGTTTAATGAACTGGATGGGAAGGTGCAGAGGAAGAGTTTGAATGGACCCTACCAGCTAGAGAATGGACAACCTAG GAATCCTAGAGGCCGCACTGGAATCACTGGTCGAGGCCTACTGGGATGCTGGGGCCCAAATCATGCTGCTGATCCCATTATAACTAG GTGGAAAAGGGACAGCAGTGGAACTAAACAGAGCCACTCAGTATCAGGCAAACACATTTTGCAATTTGTAGCCATCAAGAGGAGAGACTGCGGGGAATGGGCCATTCCTGGG GGAATGGTGGACCCTGGCGAAAAGATCAGTGCTACTCTGAAGCGGGAGTTTGGAGAAGAGGCGCTGAACTCACTGCAGAAATCCAGTGCAGAGAGGCAAAAGTTGGAGGAGCAGCTGCTGCAGCTCTTCAGCCAGGATCACTTCATA GCCTATCGGGGCTATGTAGATGACCCCAGGAACACAGACAATGCTTGGATGGAGACAGAAGCCGTGAATTACCATGATGATTTGG GTAAGGTGATGGATGAAATGCCCCTGGAAGCGGGGGATGATGCAGGCAGCGTGAAATGGGTAGATATCAGCAAAGAGCTGCAGTTGTATGCAAGCCATTCTCATTTTCTCCAGCTAGTAGCAGAACACCGAGATGCACACTGGTGCTAG
- the NUDT9 gene encoding ADP-ribose pyrophosphatase, mitochondrial isoform X2: protein MSGLHIKARASPYPGSQVMRAVVPDDKVYWSVLWPEYKPVEYTAPSVLAQPVWADPPIGKNNFSPKFNELDGKVQRKSLNGPYQLENGQPRNPRGRTGITGRGLLGCWGPNHAADPIITRWKRDSSGTKQSHSVSGKHILQFVAIKRRDCGEWAIPGGMVDPGEKISATLKREFGEEALNSLQKSSAERQKLEEQLLQLFSQDHFIAYRGYVDDPRNTDNAWMETEAVNYHDDLGKVMDEMPLEAGDDAGSVKWVDISKELQLYASHSHFLQLVAEHRDAHWC from the exons ATGTCAGGCCTCCATATCAAGGCACGGGCCTCACCATATCCAGGATCACAGGTCATGCGTGCTGTGGTGCCAGATGACAAGGTCTATTGGTCAGTATTATGGCCGGAGTACAAGCCTGTGGAATACACCGCACCCTCAGTTCTGGCACAACCAGTGTGGGCTGACCCTCCCATTGG AAAAAACAATTTTTCTCCTAAGTTTAATGAACTGGATGGGAAGGTGCAGAGGAAGAGTTTGAATGGACCCTACCAGCTAGAGAATGGACAACCTAG GAATCCTAGAGGCCGCACTGGAATCACTGGTCGAGGCCTACTGGGATGCTGGGGCCCAAATCATGCTGCTGATCCCATTATAACTAG GTGGAAAAGGGACAGCAGTGGAACTAAACAGAGCCACTCAGTATCAGGCAAACACATTTTGCAATTTGTAGCCATCAAGAGGAGAGACTGCGGGGAATGGGCCATTCCTGGG GGAATGGTGGACCCTGGCGAAAAGATCAGTGCTACTCTGAAGCGGGAGTTTGGAGAAGAGGCGCTGAACTCACTGCAGAAATCCAGTGCAGAGAGGCAAAAGTTGGAGGAGCAGCTGCTGCAGCTCTTCAGCCAGGATCACTTCATA GCCTATCGGGGCTATGTAGATGACCCCAGGAACACAGACAATGCTTGGATGGAGACAGAAGCCGTGAATTACCATGATGATTTGG GTAAGGTGATGGATGAAATGCCCCTGGAAGCGGGGGATGATGCAGGCAGCGTGAAATGGGTAGATATCAGCAAAGAGCTGCAGTTGTATGCAAGCCATTCTCATTTTCTCCAGCTAGTAGCAGAACACCGAGATGCACACTGGTGCTAG